The Fusobacterium necrophorum subsp. necrophorum genome has a window encoding:
- a CDS encoding autotransporter-associated N-terminal domain-containing protein, translating to MIRNQLKEVEKNLRYIAKRDKSISFSIGLALLYLMLGMNAFSEEIEKMEAEKKTFLASRQEIGTSTDTLSETLKRIKEENDKKLKGTQLELVQLMEQGDQVVKSPWSSWQFGINYVYANGGRHFKGRGDKNKKYPYEGIFTRSKSIFGRTASPQTPEQEEVLKELLVELGEWRNGDPKSAINNNRNGETEKYGLLTRKRVEEKPFGIQISASIRPKAIDKKAPDVHVGEISINPPTPGAIPTPPQGPAAPKIKIPSFAPVAPKIDPPDLPVPPTFAIVLGADCNEGCISDHITPRQTTKDGFLDSTDNKSQQNIKTFLHYTWRNNRLAEKSYAFKMYKETDTKNLPAPDKGDSNTYNFNSYNFGNEFPNLVVNSEGTDKNHQYFFIGGSRFWEIDNHGETDTFEISSGKTVNLGGILTLGLVSQENGATLLNSGTITDKTEKDDGYIKNMKYDTSGEGVGKYLTINGPTETYQIKRSTDGYVGYKVGIAQVEENSRKGWGGSLKIESQQLQNAGIIDFRGERSIGMYIYLPKQAGDSNYDRMVTYAKMLNLQGGNILLSGAESYGMKLAAHSDSKAEMKNTGTITLRRNPEGKDKADNSAAMALMVDKSVKNKVSLDKGKAINEGIINITDNVSNSLGMYVNIDSDMTNKGDINVSANAEKDASGKYKLNVAMRADQVEDQYATTSEKKTTVINEKNITLSGNGAVGMLANGGERAQAENKGVDAKIEITGKDNYGMLATKGGLVHNSKNINLMPNSNNSIGIASLENSKAKNDGTINVNSENATGVYNVGNFTMGDSNASVTVDGKQSIGIYAKGSSGVETNLSGGTITAKNGAVGLYSDQSNIKLNNSGNKLKLIAEDGGLLFYNYESANPTQDTGKFSLESGNIVATVKKGGTGFYLKNATITEQGGITGVPEFLNKMFSGSSSTSNKIKVELDDGGTFLILHKPQGGNMNLSSVGASSLTTALGDKVTLAQSATGTGKYKVYSVYRGGLSINQDVNLDNDGTGTKPLDDFYKVDFLSSKMMLEENQKITGTKDGQMAMFQGNFDEGSEKGTLNDIIVTNKGSISLSGNSITTAGNEKTTTAMAGDFATLTNQGKIEVTGNKGIGIFGAGGSKVLNDNGASIKVGQEGVALFGTNKLGASTLGDKKISLENKGNITAVDGKKKTFGMYAHNDTSIVGIADSKITNAGTIDFSSAEESIGIDVKNSTVKNTGSLKMGKKGVALNADGSDITSSGDITLSGNAIAFNLKNLTGRTLNFTSKVTVSGSGNSVFNLTDTTFDITSSNIIENLTMVAPNGGYSYFSLNNSSLVQNKDKSLSGNKITLVNGKNSTVDWRSNINMTGSENVAFYMKGTKGADPEVKTLAGKTIILGNKSVGAYVEDGARVENHSAIILGENGAALYAKGAGSAITNDAELTIGKNTVGIYQENGDHDKISHTGKILSEKEEAKGIVFKKSSAANFKNAGTINLTGVSSIGVYADGAAHTFENDGNIEVGDSIEGKNQSVAVYVKDSAKVVNKKNIKAGKNSIGIYGYAVTLENASSLEAGDAGIGIFSQGGNLELKNGSKIKIGETSGKNKEAVGVYYKGINGTITNSLTSLDIGKGSIGFVIGGSGNTLQNKLNSVSLKGDSIYTYSTDTTGTINGETKIASIGDLNYGYYVAGNLENKAGADINFSNGYGNVGIYSAYQSGTNGVAKNYAKIITGKTDVEKELYSIGMAAGYYDKDNAAKNKIGHVINEATGVIEVTDANSIGMYAAGQGSRAINKGKIIVKAKNGIGMFIADKAYGENAKDGEIILELGADGAIGAYVTGDAIFKNYGKFSIQSNNSKGIITAAGGTAEPYAVDGTVTGTIEDNGTGNKKVHNVTSTPGGDKEFGNVKFKIKPGVTTPTVIKVNGIPVDPTLVNTETSDPNATVEINPANPLGNIAHSKNPFLGRTNLGAASKIGMYIDTSGVNFTNPIEGLSSLSNLKKADLIIGAEAAEYTNAKKIQVGENILERYNKAIKDNPQIEEWNIISGSLTWAAAPGQMDATGKFKSIVMAKTDYKEYADKSNNAYNFLDGLEQRYDKNTLASKEKMVFNKLNSIGKNEQIILTQAIDEMMGHQYANVQQRIHATGQILDQEFKYLKEEWRTASKDSNKIKVFGMKGEYSTDTAGIIDYKSNAYGVAYVGEKETFRLGNTTGWYTGMVHNTNTFKDIGKSKEELLQAKLGVFHSKAFDENNSLNWTISGEGFVGYNKMNRRFLVVDEIFQARSRYWSYGMALKNELSKTLRWSENFSLRGYGSVKAEYGRFQKIKEKSGEIRLEVKSNDYLSVKPEIGGEFIHKTSLSGRNFLSTKLGIAYENELGRMANAKNKARVAYTNADWFGIRGEKEDRRGNIKTDLNVGLDNERYGITANVGYDSKGKNKRAGLGLRVIF from the coding sequence ATGATTAGGAATCAGTTAAAGGAAGTGGAAAAGAATCTACGGTATATCGCGAAAAGAGATAAAAGTATAAGCTTTTCCATAGGTTTGGCATTGCTATATTTAATGTTGGGAATGAATGCATTTTCAGAAGAAATAGAAAAGATGGAAGCAGAGAAAAAGACATTCTTGGCAAGCAGACAGGAGATTGGAACATCTACGGATACATTGAGCGAAACGCTAAAACGAATCAAAGAAGAAAATGATAAAAAATTAAAAGGCACTCAATTAGAATTAGTCCAATTGATGGAACAAGGAGACCAAGTAGTCAAATCACCATGGTCATCTTGGCAGTTCGGAATAAATTATGTATATGCAAATGGAGGAAGGCATTTTAAAGGGAGAGGAGATAAAAATAAGAAATATCCTTATGAAGGGATTTTTACAAGAAGTAAGAGTATTTTTGGAAGAACAGCCTCTCCACAAACACCAGAACAAGAAGAAGTCTTAAAAGAACTATTAGTAGAATTAGGAGAATGGAGAAATGGAGATCCTAAATCTGCAATAAATAATAATAGAAATGGGGAAACAGAAAAATATGGTTTGTTAACTAGAAAAAGAGTAGAAGAAAAACCTTTTGGAATTCAAATAAGTGCCTCAATTAGACCAAAAGCAATAGATAAAAAAGCGCCTGATGTTCATGTTGGTGAAATTAGTATTAATCCACCAACACCAGGAGCAATACCAACACCACCGCAAGGACCGGCTGCTCCCAAAATTAAGATACCTTCATTTGCACCGGTGGCACCTAAAATAGATCCCCCTGATTTACCAGTACCACCTACTTTTGCAATAGTTTTAGGGGCAGATTGTAATGAAGGTTGTATTAGTGATCATATTACACCTAGACAAACTACAAAAGATGGATTTTTGGATTCAACTGATAATAAAAGTCAACAAAATATAAAGACCTTTCTGCATTATACATGGAGAAATAATAGATTAGCGGAAAAATCTTATGCTTTTAAAATGTATAAGGAAACAGATACCAAAAATTTACCTGCTCCAGATAAAGGAGATTCCAATACTTATAATTTTAATTCTTATAATTTTGGGAATGAATTTCCAAATCTTGTTGTTAACTCAGAAGGAACTGATAAAAATCATCAATATTTTTTTATTGGAGGTTCTAGATTTTGGGAAATAGATAATCATGGAGAAACAGATACTTTTGAAATAAGCAGTGGAAAAACTGTAAATCTTGGAGGAATACTTACTTTGGGATTAGTTTCTCAAGAAAATGGAGCAACACTTTTAAATAGTGGTACTATAACAGATAAAACAGAGAAAGATGATGGTTATATAAAAAATATGAAATACGATACTTCTGGAGAAGGAGTTGGAAAATACTTAACAATTAATGGTCCAACTGAAACTTATCAAATAAAAAGAAGCACAGATGGCTATGTCGGATATAAAGTAGGTATAGCACAAGTCGAAGAAAATAGTAGAAAAGGTTGGGGAGGAAGTTTAAAAATTGAAAGTCAGCAATTACAAAATGCAGGGATCATTGACTTTAGAGGAGAAAGATCTATTGGAATGTATATTTATCTTCCTAAACAAGCTGGTGATAGTAATTATGATCGTATGGTAACATATGCTAAAATGCTAAATTTACAAGGTGGAAATATATTACTAAGTGGGGCAGAAAGTTATGGAATGAAATTGGCTGCTCATTCTGATTCAAAAGCAGAAATGAAAAATACAGGAACAATAACACTGAGAAGAAACCCTGAGGGTAAGGACAAAGCAGATAACTCAGCAGCTATGGCATTAATGGTAGATAAATCTGTTAAAAATAAAGTAAGTCTTGATAAGGGAAAAGCTATAAATGAAGGTATTATAAATATAACAGATAATGTTTCAAATTCTCTTGGAATGTATGTAAATATTGATTCTGATATGACAAATAAAGGAGACATAAATGTTTCAGCAAATGCTGAGAAAGATGCTAGTGGAAAATATAAATTGAATGTAGCTATGAGAGCTGATCAGGTTGAGGATCAATATGCGACTACTTCAGAAAAAAAGACTACTGTTATTAATGAAAAAAATATTACTCTTTCTGGAAATGGTGCAGTAGGAATGTTAGCTAATGGTGGTGAAAGAGCACAGGCAGAGAATAAGGGAGTCGATGCTAAAATTGAAATCACAGGAAAAGATAATTATGGAATGTTAGCTACTAAAGGCGGACTTGTACATAACTCGAAAAATATTAATTTAATGCCTAATTCTAACAATTCTATCGGAATTGCCTCTTTGGAAAATTCAAAAGCTAAGAACGATGGAACGATAAATGTCAACAGTGAAAATGCAACAGGAGTATACAATGTAGGGAATTTTACGATGGGAGATAGCAATGCTTCTGTTACAGTAGATGGCAAACAATCCATAGGAATTTATGCAAAGGGAAGCTCAGGAGTAGAAACAAATTTATCGGGAGGAACAATAACTGCTAAAAATGGTGCAGTAGGATTATATTCCGATCAATCGAATATTAAGTTAAATAACAGTGGTAATAAACTTAAATTAATAGCAGAGGATGGGGGATTACTTTTTTATAATTATGAATCGGCAAATCCTACACAAGATACAGGAAAGTTTTCTTTAGAATCGGGTAATATCGTAGCTACAGTGAAAAAAGGTGGAACAGGGTTTTACTTAAAAAATGCAACAATAACCGAACAAGGAGGAATAACAGGAGTTCCTGAATTTTTAAATAAAATGTTTTCGGGAAGTTCTAGTACTAGCAATAAAATTAAAGTAGAATTAGATGATGGCGGAACTTTCTTGATTTTACATAAACCACAAGGTGGAAATATGAATTTGAGTAGTGTAGGAGCCTCTTCGTTGACGACTGCACTAGGAGATAAAGTTACTTTAGCTCAATCTGCTACAGGAACAGGGAAATATAAAGTGTATTCCGTTTACCGTGGAGGATTAAGCATTAATCAAGATGTAAATTTAGATAATGATGGAACAGGGACAAAACCTCTTGATGATTTCTATAAGGTTGATTTTTTATCTTCTAAAATGATGTTGGAAGAAAATCAAAAAATAACAGGAACAAAAGATGGACAAATGGCAATGTTCCAAGGAAATTTTGATGAAGGTTCAGAAAAAGGAACTTTGAATGATATCATAGTTACTAATAAAGGAAGCATTTCATTAAGTGGAAATAGCATTACAACTGCAGGAAATGAAAAAACAACGACAGCTATGGCTGGAGATTTTGCAACATTGACAAATCAAGGAAAAATAGAAGTTACAGGAAATAAAGGGATTGGAATCTTTGGAGCAGGAGGTTCTAAGGTATTAAATGATAATGGAGCTTCTATTAAAGTAGGTCAAGAAGGAGTTGCTTTATTTGGGACAAATAAATTAGGGGCTTCTACATTAGGAGATAAGAAAATTTCTTTAGAAAATAAAGGAAATATTACGGCAGTTGATGGAAAGAAAAAAACTTTTGGAATGTATGCACATAACGATACTAGTATTGTTGGAATTGCAGATTCCAAAATAACTAATGCTGGAACTATTGATTTTTCTTCTGCTGAAGAAAGTATAGGAATAGATGTCAAGAACAGTACAGTAAAGAATACTGGAAGCCTTAAAATGGGGAAAAAGGGAGTTGCATTGAATGCAGATGGTTCTGATATTACTTCTTCTGGAGATATTACTTTATCCGGAAATGCAATTGCATTTAATTTAAAGAATTTAACAGGAAGAACTTTAAATTTCACTTCAAAAGTTACAGTAAGTGGAAGTGGAAACTCTGTTTTTAATTTGACTGATACAACCTTTGATATCACTTCTTCTAATATAATAGAAAATTTAACAATGGTTGCACCAAATGGAGGATATTCATATTTTTCTTTAAATAATTCCAGTTTGGTTCAAAACAAAGATAAAAGTTTATCCGGAAATAAAATTACCCTTGTAAATGGAAAAAATTCGACAGTAGATTGGAGATCCAACATTAATATGACAGGGAGTGAAAATGTTGCTTTTTACATGAAAGGAACAAAAGGAGCAGATCCGGAGGTAAAAACACTTGCTGGAAAAACAATTATTTTAGGGAATAAATCCGTCGGGGCTTATGTAGAAGATGGAGCAAGAGTTGAGAATCATTCAGCAATTATTTTAGGGGAGAATGGAGCAGCACTCTATGCAAAAGGAGCAGGAAGTGCTATTACAAATGATGCAGAGCTAACGATTGGTAAAAACACAGTAGGGATTTATCAAGAAAATGGGGATCATGATAAGATAAGTCATACAGGAAAAATTCTAAGCGAGAAAGAAGAAGCAAAGGGAATTGTATTTAAAAAATCATCTGCAGCTAATTTTAAAAATGCAGGAACAATAAACTTAACAGGAGTTTCTTCAATAGGAGTTTATGCAGATGGAGCGGCACATACTTTTGAGAATGATGGCAATATTGAAGTAGGAGATAGTATAGAAGGTAAAAATCAAAGTGTAGCAGTTTATGTCAAAGATTCTGCTAAAGTTGTAAATAAAAAGAATATTAAGGCAGGAAAAAATTCGATAGGAATTTATGGCTATGCAGTTACTTTGGAAAATGCTTCCTCTCTTGAAGCTGGAGATGCAGGAATTGGAATTTTCTCACAAGGTGGAAATCTTGAGCTGAAAAATGGTTCAAAAATAAAAATAGGAGAAACATCAGGTAAAAATAAAGAAGCAGTGGGGGTTTACTATAAAGGAATAAACGGAACTATTACTAACAGTCTGACTTCTTTAGACATTGGAAAAGGTTCTATCGGGTTTGTAATAGGAGGAAGTGGAAATACTTTACAAAATAAATTGAATTCAGTCTCTTTGAAAGGGGATTCGATTTATACTTACAGTACAGACACGACTGGAACGATTAATGGAGAAACGAAAATTGCTTCCATAGGAGATTTAAACTATGGATATTATGTAGCAGGAAATCTTGAAAATAAGGCAGGAGCAGATATTAATTTTTCAAATGGATATGGAAATGTAGGGATTTACAGTGCATATCAAAGTGGAACAAATGGAGTAGCCAAAAACTATGCTAAAATTATAACTGGAAAAACGGATGTGGAAAAAGAGTTATACAGTATAGGAATGGCAGCTGGATATTATGATAAAGATAATGCTGCAAAGAATAAGATTGGTCATGTGATAAATGAAGCAACAGGGGTCATTGAAGTAACGGATGCAAATTCAATAGGAATGTATGCAGCTGGTCAAGGTTCCAGAGCAATTAACAAAGGGAAAATCATAGTAAAAGCTAAAAACGGAATTGGAATGTTCATAGCAGATAAAGCATATGGAGAAAATGCAAAAGATGGAGAAATTATTTTAGAGCTTGGAGCAGATGGAGCAATAGGTGCTTATGTAACAGGAGATGCCATTTTTAAGAATTATGGAAAGTTTAGCATTCAATCTAATAATTCTAAAGGGATTATTACTGCGGCTGGTGGAACTGCAGAACCTTATGCTGTTGACGGTACAGTAACAGGAACAATAGAGGATAATGGAACAGGAAATAAGAAAGTTCATAATGTAACTTCTACTCCTGGAGGAGATAAGGAATTTGGAAATGTTAAATTCAAAATTAAACCAGGAGTTACTACACCTACTGTAATTAAAGTAAATGGAATTCCTGTGGATCCAACACTTGTCAATACAGAAACTTCTGATCCAAATGCGACAGTAGAGATCAATCCGGCAAATCCTTTAGGAAATATAGCTCATTCTAAAAATCCATTCCTTGGACGAACTAATTTAGGGGCGGCTTCTAAGATAGGAATGTATATTGATACCTCGGGAGTAAACTTTACGAATCCAATAGAAGGATTAAGTTCGTTAAGTAATCTTAAAAAAGCAGACCTAATTATAGGAGCGGAAGCAGCAGAATACACAAATGCCAAAAAAATCCAAGTAGGAGAAAATATTTTAGAGAGATACAACAAAGCAATTAAAGATAATCCACAAATTGAAGAATGGAATATCATTTCAGGTTCTCTTACATGGGCAGCAGCTCCTGGACAAATGGATGCAACTGGTAAATTTAAGAGTATTGTAATGGCAAAGACAGACTACAAAGAATATGCTGACAAGAGCAATAACGCCTATAATTTCTTGGACGGTTTGGAACAAAGATATGATAAAAATACACTTGCTTCAAAAGAAAAAATGGTATTTAATAAATTAAATTCGATTGGAAAAAATGAGCAAATTATTTTAACCCAAGCTATTGATGAAATGATGGGACATCAATATGCGAATGTACAACAAAGAATCCATGCAACAGGACAAATACTGGATCAAGAATTTAAATACTTGAAAGAGGAATGGAGAACTGCTTCAAAGGATTCGAATAAAATCAAAGTATTTGGAATGAAGGGAGAATACTCCACAGATACAGCAGGAATCATTGACTACAAGAGCAATGCTTATGGAGTAGCTTATGTTGGAGAAAAGGAAACATTCAGATTAGGAAATACTACAGGTTGGTACACAGGTATGGTTCATAATACCAATACATTCAAAGATATTGGAAAATCGAAAGAAGAATTATTACAAGCAAAACTTGGAGTATTTCATTCAAAAGCTTTCGATGAAAACAATAGTTTGAATTGGACTATATCCGGAGAAGGGTTTGTAGGATACAATAAGATGAATAGAAGATTCTTAGTGGTAGATGAAATATTCCAAGCAAGATCGAGATACTGGTCTTATGGAATGGCGCTAAAGAATGAATTGAGTAAAACACTTCGATGGAGCGAAAACTTTAGTCTAAGAGGCTATGGAAGCGTGAAAGCGGAATATGGAAGATTCCAAAAGATTAAAGAAAAGAGCGGAGAGATAAGGTTAGAAGTAAAATCGAATGACTATCTTTCTGTAAAACCGGAAATAGGAGGAGAATTCATTCATAAAACATCACTGTCAGGAAGAAATTTCTTAAGTACCAAGTTGGGAATCGCTTATGAAAATGAACTGGGTAGGATGGCAAATGCAAAGAATAAAGCAAGAGTTGCTTATACAAATGCAGACTGGTTCGGAATTAGAGGAGAAAAAGAAGATAGACGAGGAAATATCAAAACAGATTTAAATGTAGGATTGGATAATGAAAGATATGGAATCACAGCGAATGTCGGATACGATAGCAAAGGAAAGAATAAAAGAGCAGGTTTAGGGCTAAGAGTTATTTTCTAA